A single Vicinamibacterales bacterium DNA region contains:
- a CDS encoding HU family DNA-binding protein, which yields MDEARRMGKSELFSHFAERFDIKRTQSREFFDELAILCEKELKRTGEFVIPGMVKLVVQHRKARTGRNPATGQPIEIAPKTVVKARIVKQLKDAILPKKAK from the coding sequence ATGGACGAAGCCCGGAGGATGGGCAAGTCGGAGCTTTTTTCACACTTCGCCGAACGGTTCGACATCAAGCGTACGCAGTCGCGCGAGTTCTTCGACGAGCTGGCGATCCTGTGCGAGAAGGAACTGAAGCGCACCGGTGAATTCGTGATCCCCGGTATGGTGAAGCTCGTCGTACAGCACCGGAAGGCCCGGACCGGCCGCAACCCGGCCACCGGCCAGCCGATCGAAATCGCCCCCAAGACCGTGGTCAAGGCGAGAATCGTCAAGCAGCTGAAAGACGCCATTCTTCCCAAGAAGGCAAAGTAA
- the lpdA gene encoding dihydrolipoyl dehydrogenase, which produces MANAYDVVVVGAGTGGYVAAIRAAQLGLKVAVVEKQKALGGTCLIWGCIPTKALLEHAHALKVAQGAKEWGLLGVDGAAVTIDMPAVHARKDKMISGLTGGIEMLFKKNKIDWIKGTARLTGKQGVEVTLHDGGKQQLTAAKEIIVATGSAARSVPGIEVDRQRIIFSDEAIHLPYVPKSIAIMGSGAVGVEFASIFRSYGSEVTVIELLPRVVPGEDEAVSAELERAFKKRGIKVMTGSKVTSAKAGAKGVDIDVQSGDGKSQKLSFDLLLVATGRGPVTEGLGAEALGIKMDRGYVVVDSLFKTSVPGISAIGDVITMGGPHYQLAHVSSMEGVLLAERIAGHAVQPINYDHVPRCTYSDPEIGSVGLTEAQAKEQGHEVRIGTFPFRALARARMAGETDGFVKIVAEKKYDEILGVHIIGPRATEVVAEAVMALRMEVTVEELVRTIHAHPTMSEAVLEAAHAAHGAAIHI; this is translated from the coding sequence ATGGCGAACGCATACGACGTGGTAGTGGTTGGCGCGGGGACTGGCGGGTACGTCGCGGCCATCCGCGCCGCGCAGCTCGGCCTCAAGGTGGCGGTGGTCGAAAAGCAGAAGGCGCTGGGCGGCACCTGCCTGATTTGGGGATGCATTCCCACCAAGGCCCTGCTCGAGCACGCGCACGCGCTCAAGGTCGCGCAGGGCGCGAAGGAATGGGGCCTGCTCGGTGTCGACGGCGCCGCCGTGACCATCGACATGCCGGCCGTGCACGCGCGCAAAGACAAGATGATCTCGGGCCTCACCGGCGGCATCGAGATGCTGTTCAAGAAGAACAAGATCGACTGGATCAAGGGCACCGCCCGCCTCACCGGCAAGCAGGGCGTGGAGGTCACGCTGCACGACGGCGGCAAGCAGCAACTCACCGCGGCCAAGGAGATCATCGTCGCCACCGGCTCGGCGGCGCGCAGCGTCCCCGGCATCGAGGTCGATCGCCAGCGGATCATCTTCAGCGACGAAGCCATTCACCTGCCCTACGTCCCCAAGTCGATTGCCATCATGGGCAGCGGCGCGGTGGGCGTGGAGTTCGCGTCGATCTTCAGGAGCTACGGCAGCGAGGTCACCGTCATCGAGCTGCTGCCGCGGGTGGTGCCGGGTGAAGACGAGGCGGTGTCGGCCGAACTCGAGCGCGCGTTCAAGAAGCGCGGCATCAAGGTGATGACCGGCTCGAAGGTCACCTCCGCCAAGGCGGGCGCCAAGGGCGTCGACATCGACGTGCAGAGCGGTGATGGCAAGTCGCAGAAGCTGAGCTTCGACCTGCTGCTCGTGGCCACCGGCCGCGGCCCGGTCACCGAAGGCCTCGGCGCGGAAGCGCTCGGCATCAAGATGGACCGCGGCTATGTGGTAGTGGATTCGCTGTTCAAGACCAGCGTCCCCGGCATCTCGGCCATCGGCGACGTCATCACCATGGGCGGGCCGCACTACCAGCTCGCGCACGTGTCATCGATGGAAGGCGTCCTGCTCGCGGAGCGGATTGCCGGCCACGCCGTGCAGCCCATCAACTACGACCACGTGCCGCGCTGCACCTACAGCGATCCGGAAATCGGCAGCGTCGGCCTCACCGAAGCGCAGGCCAAGGAGCAGGGCCACGAGGTCCGCATTGGCACGTTTCCGTTCCGCGCCCTGGCGCGCGCCCGCATGGCGGGTGAGACCGACGGCTTCGTGAAGATCGTCGCCGAAAAGAAATACGACGAGATCCTGGGCGTCCACATCATCGGCCCGCGCGCCACCGAAGTGGTGGCCGAGGCGGTGATGGCGCTGCGCATGGAAGTGACCGTCGAAGAACTGGTCAGGACCATCCACGCGCACCCGACCATGTCGGAGGCCGTGCTCGAAGCGGCGCACGCGGCGCACGGAGCCGCCATTCATATTTAG
- the lipB gene encoding lipoyl(octanoyl) transferase LipB — MTPLQVRRLGVVPYADALELQRGLVEDRKTGRIPDTLLLLQHPHVLTIGVKKDGRRHILAAPDLLAARGVEVFETGRGGDVTYHGPGQLVGYPIIDLNPDRRDVHRYVRDLEEVMIRVCADYGVVADRVTGMSGAWIGDAKIGAIGVRISRWVTSHGFAFNVTTDLDFFNLIVPCGIADRAVTSLAAQTGRAVELDEVEDRFIRHLSEVFAREPL; from the coding sequence GTGACACCGCTCCAGGTCCGGCGGCTCGGCGTGGTCCCGTACGCGGACGCGCTCGAGCTGCAACGCGGGCTGGTCGAAGACCGCAAGACCGGGCGCATTCCCGACACGCTGTTGCTCCTGCAGCATCCGCATGTCCTGACCATCGGCGTGAAGAAGGATGGCCGGCGGCACATCCTGGCGGCGCCCGACCTGCTGGCCGCGCGCGGCGTCGAGGTGTTCGAGACCGGCCGCGGCGGCGACGTCACGTATCACGGGCCCGGCCAGCTGGTGGGCTATCCAATCATCGACTTGAATCCGGACCGGCGCGACGTGCACCGCTATGTCCGCGATCTCGAGGAGGTCATGATCCGCGTGTGCGCCGACTACGGCGTGGTGGCCGATCGCGTGACGGGGATGAGCGGGGCCTGGATCGGCGACGCGAAGATCGGCGCCATCGGCGTCCGCATTTCGCGCTGGGTCACCAGCCACGGCTTCGCCTTCAACGTCACGACCGACCTCGACTTCTTCAACCTCATCGTTCCCTGCGGCATCGCCGACCGCGCCGTCACCTCCCTGGCCGCCCAAACCGGCCGTGCCGTTGAGCTCGACGAGGTCGAAGATCGCTTTATCCGCCATTTGTCGGAAGTCTTCGCGCGCGAACCGCTCTAG
- a CDS encoding sigma-54 dependent transcriptional regulator gives MSVRRKTVLVIDAQDEARERLSQTLRRDYRVIRASSAEAGLALMDREDVDVLVADMQLPALAGLDLLQVVRENFPLVEVIMTSTAPDVDGAVSAIKLGAYHFLTKDADPDVFRALVRHAGERQDLNRHVLTLQDAAGEAGGRDFITGPSTALKDVLETVHKVAKLSATVLILGESGTGKELLARLLHRESANPEAAFVAVNLAAIPRELVESTLFGHEKGAFTGAVQQRIGKFELANGGTLFLDEIGDLKSDLQAKLLRAIQEGEVERVGGTRPVRTAFRLIAATHVDLERAVKDGTFREDLFYRINVIPVRLPPLRERIDDIPVLADFFLRRYSARFHKPVRGIAESTLRMLSHYWWPGNIRELENLIERLVAVSDHEWITDEDLPFEFHVVELDRTKSDTSLLDRALGTFERNFLVRALERNAWNVTQTARYLGVPLSTLKFKMERLEIRELARKIKK, from the coding sequence ATGTCGGTCCGCCGCAAGACCGTGCTGGTGATTGACGCCCAAGACGAGGCGCGCGAGCGCCTGTCGCAGACCTTGCGGCGCGACTACCGCGTGATTCGCGCCTCGTCCGCGGAAGCCGGCCTGGCGCTGATGGACCGCGAGGACGTGGACGTGCTGGTCGCTGACATGCAGCTGCCGGCGCTCGCCGGGCTGGACCTGCTGCAGGTGGTGCGGGAGAACTTCCCGCTGGTCGAGGTGATCATGACCTCGACCGCGCCCGACGTTGACGGCGCGGTCAGCGCGATCAAGCTGGGCGCCTACCACTTCCTCACCAAGGACGCCGACCCCGACGTGTTCCGCGCGCTGGTGCGCCATGCCGGCGAGCGCCAGGACCTCAATCGCCACGTGCTGACGCTGCAGGACGCGGCCGGCGAGGCGGGGGGCCGCGACTTCATCACCGGCCCGAGCACCGCGCTGAAGGACGTGCTCGAGACGGTGCACAAGGTGGCGAAGCTGTCGGCCACCGTGCTGATCCTGGGCGAGAGCGGCACCGGCAAGGAACTGCTGGCCCGGCTCCTCCACCGCGAGTCGGCGAATCCGGAGGCGGCGTTTGTGGCGGTCAACCTCGCCGCCATCCCGCGCGAGCTGGTCGAGAGCACGCTCTTCGGTCACGAGAAGGGCGCCTTCACCGGCGCCGTGCAGCAGCGCATCGGCAAGTTCGAGCTCGCCAACGGCGGCACGCTGTTCCTCGACGAGATCGGCGACCTCAAGTCCGACCTGCAGGCCAAGCTCCTGCGCGCCATCCAGGAAGGCGAAGTGGAGCGGGTCGGCGGCACGCGGCCGGTGCGCACCGCGTTCCGGCTGATCGCGGCCACCCACGTCGACCTCGAGCGGGCGGTGAAGGACGGGACCTTCCGCGAGGACCTCTTCTATCGGATCAACGTGATTCCCGTCCGGCTACCGCCGTTGCGCGAGCGCATCGACGACATCCCGGTGCTGGCCGACTTCTTCCTCCGCCGCTACAGCGCGCGCTTCCACAAGCCGGTCCGCGGCATCGCGGAATCGACGCTGCGCATGCTGTCGCACTACTGGTGGCCGGGGAACATCCGCGAGCTGGAGAACCTGATTGAGCGGCTGGTCGCGGTCTCGGACCACGAATGGATCACGGATGAGGACCTGCCGTTCGAGTTCCACGTGGTGGAGCTCGATCGCACCAAGTCGGACACCAGCCTGCTCGATCGCGCGCTGGGGACCTTCGAGCGCAACTTCCTGGTGCGGGCGCTCGAGCGCAACGCCTGGAACGTCACGCAGACGGCGCGCTACCTGGGCGTGCCGTTGAGCACGCTGAAGTTCAAGATGGAACGGCTGGAAATCCGGGAGCTGGCGAGGAAGATCAAGAAGTAG
- the queF gene encoding preQ(1) synthase has product MSTASTIETFPNPRPEREFEIAIDCPEFTSMCPKTGLPDFGVIRIRYVPDARCIELKSLKYYLLEFRNKGIFYEAATNQILDDLVGACAPRRMTVVGDFTARGGITTKVTAEYARP; this is encoded by the coding sequence ATGTCTACCGCGTCGACCATCGAGACGTTTCCCAACCCGCGGCCCGAGCGTGAATTCGAGATCGCGATCGACTGCCCCGAGTTTACGTCGATGTGCCCGAAGACGGGGTTACCCGACTTCGGTGTCATCCGCATCCGCTACGTGCCGGACGCCCGATGCATCGAACTCAAGTCTCTCAAATACTATCTGCTGGAGTTCCGGAACAAGGGAATTTTCTACGAGGCGGCCACCAACCAGATTCTGGACGACCTGGTCGGCGCCTGCGCCCCTCGCCGGATGACCGTGGTGGGCGACTTCACCGCCCGCGGCGGCATTACCACCAAGGTCACGGCGGAGTACGCCAGGCCCTAG
- a CDS encoding SDR family oxidoreductase, translating to MARVTLVTGGTRGIGYALAEALLRHGDQVAITGTSSDSVVRAERALATAGGDAGRVAGIVCDVRDPASAELAVRTAAARFGGLDALVNNAGVGVGVPISEMPHDEWDRIIGTNLTGVFNCCKAAIPVLRERGGGWIVNVSSLASKNPFVGGAAYCASKAGLNAFSEALMQELRGDNIRVTYILPGSVATGFSGREETTGADWKLQPEDVAQAIVDVLNHPGRSLPSRVEIRPSKPQKS from the coding sequence ATGGCACGAGTCACCTTGGTCACCGGCGGCACGCGGGGCATCGGCTACGCGCTGGCGGAAGCGCTCCTCCGGCACGGCGATCAGGTGGCCATCACCGGTACCTCCAGCGACAGCGTGGTGCGTGCGGAGCGCGCCCTGGCCACGGCCGGCGGCGATGCCGGCCGCGTGGCGGGCATTGTCTGCGACGTTCGCGACCCGGCGTCGGCGGAGCTCGCGGTGCGGACCGCCGCCGCCCGATTCGGCGGACTCGATGCGCTGGTCAACAATGCCGGTGTCGGCGTCGGCGTGCCGATCTCGGAGATGCCGCACGATGAATGGGACCGCATCATCGGCACCAACCTCACCGGCGTGTTCAACTGCTGCAAGGCGGCCATTCCCGTGCTGCGCGAGCGCGGCGGCGGCTGGATCGTGAACGTCAGCAGCCTCGCCAGCAAGAACCCTTTCGTTGGCGGCGCCGCCTACTGCGCGTCGAAAGCCGGGTTGAACGCGTTCAGCGAAGCGCTGATGCAGGAACTGCGCGGCGACAACATCCGCGTCACTTACATCCTGCCCGGTTCGGTGGCGACCGGGTTCTCGGGCCGTGAAGAGACGACCGGCGCGGACTGGAAGCTCCAACCGGAAGATGTGGCACAAGCCATCGTCGACGTGCTGAACCATCCCGGCCGCAGCCTGCCGAGCCGCGTCGAGATCCGTCCCTCGAAGCCGCAGAAGAGCTAA
- a CDS encoding dihydrolipoamide acetyltransferase family protein encodes MSTPVVMPQMGESIAEGTIVRWIKKVGDAVDRDEPLFEISTDKVDAEIPSPAAGVLMSIAVKEGETVPVNSVVATIGAAGEMVEAPAALAAPAAATASAAPAAPAAPDAPDAPDAPDAPGDRQKSSPLVRRIAKEHNVDISRIHGSGIGGRVTKQDILGFIDSGAAAVPAAPAVARPAQEHPSTPVVRAAGDTVVPMSVMRKKIAEHMVVSKRTSAHVYSVFEVNYSRVDQIRKAKKDEFERSGAKLTFTSFIAKVVVDCLRRHKVINASIDGDNIIYRSDINLGIAVALENGLIVPVVKAAGEKNTLGLSKAIQDIAERARAKKLNPEEVHGGTFTITNPGNFGAQFGLPIINQPQVAILGVGAIEKRPVVIDDAIAIRLMGFLTLGYDHRLVDGAVADQFMADVKKGIETFDPAQV; translated from the coding sequence ATGTCTACACCGGTAGTAATGCCCCAGATGGGCGAGTCGATTGCGGAAGGCACCATCGTCCGCTGGATCAAGAAGGTCGGCGACGCGGTGGACCGCGACGAGCCGCTGTTCGAGATTTCAACCGACAAGGTTGACGCCGAGATCCCGTCGCCCGCCGCCGGCGTGCTGATGTCGATCGCGGTGAAGGAAGGCGAGACGGTCCCGGTCAACAGCGTCGTCGCGACCATTGGCGCCGCGGGCGAGATGGTGGAAGCGCCGGCTGCACTTGCTGCACCTGCCGCAGCTACTGCATCCGCGGCACCAGCGGCACCAGCGGCACCTGACGCACCTGATGCACCTGATGCACCCGACGCACCCGGTGACCGCCAGAAGTCTTCGCCGCTGGTCCGTCGCATTGCCAAGGAACACAACGTGGACATCAGCCGGATCCACGGATCGGGCATCGGTGGCCGCGTCACCAAGCAGGACATCCTCGGCTTCATCGACAGCGGTGCGGCCGCGGTCCCGGCGGCGCCGGCGGTTGCCCGGCCCGCCCAGGAACACCCCTCGACGCCGGTGGTGCGGGCGGCCGGCGACACCGTTGTCCCAATGTCGGTGATGCGCAAGAAGATCGCCGAGCACATGGTGGTCAGCAAGCGCACCTCGGCGCACGTCTACTCGGTGTTCGAGGTGAACTATTCGCGCGTCGATCAGATCCGGAAGGCGAAGAAAGACGAGTTCGAACGGTCGGGCGCGAAGCTCACGTTCACGTCCTTCATCGCCAAGGTGGTGGTCGATTGCCTGCGCCGGCACAAGGTCATCAACGCCTCCATCGACGGCGACAACATCATCTACCGCAGCGACATCAACCTCGGCATTGCCGTGGCGCTTGAGAACGGGCTGATCGTGCCGGTGGTGAAGGCCGCTGGTGAGAAGAACACGCTCGGCCTGTCCAAGGCGATCCAGGACATCGCGGAGCGCGCCCGCGCGAAGAAGCTCAATCCCGAGGAAGTGCACGGCGGCACCTTCACCATCACCAACCCCGGCAACTTCGGCGCGCAGTTCGGCCTGCCGATCATCAACCAGCCGCAGGTCGCCATCCTCGGCGTTGGCGCCATCGAGAAGCGCCCGGTGGTGATCGACGATGCGATTGCGATTCGGTTGATGGGCTTCCTGACGCTGGGCTACGACCACCGGCTGGTGGACGGCGCGGTGGCCGATCAGTTCATGGCTGACGTCAAGAAGGGCATCGAGACCTTCGACCCGGCACAGGTGTGA